The following are encoded in a window of Vigna unguiculata cultivar IT97K-499-35 chromosome 8, ASM411807v1, whole genome shotgun sequence genomic DNA:
- the LOC114194674 gene encoding uncharacterized protein LOC114194674 encodes MEANRRRRVVHRRKPLSDITNTSPPVPPEPRKTNPSSSSTPSSALDNRASESSTVAAAAATNLDDAPNPTPPSPPVPSTPSIRAPSLPADSITPPSLQTVDVEASDDVEASEPVQSISVVYSRRRSSNKRKKDKGKAVAVPVSTTPNLKISDSREKNDEFEGLNLSKAKALTFPRAKKQRTSSSEKDAVKDHQLQDYIEKQNAYFKEIDEFELEVESGDDLD; translated from the exons ATGGAAGCTAACAGAAGACGAAGAGTGGTCCATCGCAGAAAGCCTCTCTCCGATATCACCAACACTTCTCCCCCCGTTCCGCCCGAACCTCGCAAAACtaacccttcttcttcttctactccCTCTTCTGCACTCGATAATCGTGCCTCTGAAAGCAGCACAGttgccgccgccgccgccaccaATCTCGATGACGCCCCAAACCCTACCCCTCCTTCACCGCCCGTTCCCTCCACACCATCTATCAGAGCCCCCTCTCTACCGGCCGATTCAATCACTCCTCCTTCACTCC AGACTGTTGATGTTGAAGCTTCTGATGATGTTGAGGCTTCTGAGCCTGTTCAGTCTATTTCAGTAGTGTACAGCCGAAGACGTTCTTCgaataaaagaaagaaggaTAAAGGGAAGGCAGTGGCTGTTCCTGTTAGTACCACGCCCAATTTGAAGATCTCCGATAGTCG CGAGAAAAATGATGAGTTTGAAGGTTTGAACCTATCCAAGGCCAAAGCATTGACTTTTCCTCGTGCAAAG AAACAGCGTACTTCGTCATCTGAGAAAGATGCAGTCAAGGATCACCAGCTTCAAGATTATATAGAAAAACAGAATGCTTACTTCAAGGAGATTGATGAATTTGAACTGGAGGTTGAATCTGGTGATGACTTAGATTAG
- the LOC114195373 gene encoding uncharacterized protein LOC114195373: protein MVSKEQKRAALHEQLQHLRSLTNSHALNESSIIIDASKYIEKLKQKVERLNQEIASAETSTAHDPLPMVTVETLEKGFLINVYSAKGCSGLLVSILEVFEEMRLTVLEARVSCTDTFRFQAVGENEEERDAIDAHTVKEAVGQAIKNWHKGGDEE, encoded by the exons ATGGTTTCCAAAGAGCAAAAGAGAGCAGCACTGCATGAGCAGCTGCAACATCTTCGATCTCTTACTAACTCTCATGCT CTAAACGAAAGTTCGATCATCATCGATGCATCAAAGTATATTGAAAAGCTAAAGCAAAAGGTAGAAAGACTGAATCAAGAGATAGCTTCTGCAGAAACTTCAACTGCACACGACCCATTGCCTATG GTTACAGTAGAAACCTTGGAAAAGGGATTTCTTATAAATGTTTACTCAGCAAAAGGGTGTTCAGGTCTGCTTGTTTCCATATTGGAGGTCTTTGAAGAGATGAGACTCACTGTGCtggaagctagggtttcgtgTACAGACACTTTTCGATTTCAAGCTGTTGGAGAA aatgaagaagaaagagacGCCATTGATGCACATACTGTCAAAGAAGCTGTAGGACAAGCCATAAAGAACTGGCACAAAGGTGGCGATGAAGAGTAA
- the LOC114193478 gene encoding peroxidase P7-like encodes MHLENTLTHTPNYYLLTYSSRVSEMASSSSSTFIIGLITLLILVFGSANATLYTNFYSSSCPKLLDTVKCEVESAISKETRMGASLLRLFFHDCFVNGCDGSILLDDTSSFTGEKNAGPNKNSARGFEVIDKIKSAVEKVCPGVVSCADILAIAARDSVQILGGPTWNVKLGRRDSRTASQSAANNGIPRPTSNLNQLISRFNSLGLSSKDLVALSGGHTIGLARCTTFRARIYNETNIDSSFAHMRQSTCPRNSGSGDNSLAPLDFATPTFFDNHYFKNLIQKKGLLHSDQQLFNGGSTDSTVQTYSTNPASFFTDFSAAMIKMGDISPLTGSTGEIRKNCRRVN; translated from the exons ATGCACTTGGAAAACACACTCACTCACACACCAAACTATTACTTACTTACTTACTCTTCTAGGGTTTCAGAAATGgcttcgtcttcttcttctacctttATCATCGGTTTGATCACCCTTTTGATCCTTGTGTTTGGAAGTGCCAATGCAACACTTTACACAAATTTCTACTCTAGTTCTTGCCCAAAACTCCTTGACACTGTGAAATGCGAAGTGGAATCAGCCATATCAAAGGAGACCCGCATGGGTGCTTCTCTCCTACGTTTGTTCTTCCACGATTGCTTTGTCAAT GGGTGTGATGGGTCGATTCTACTGGATGATACATCAAGCTTCACCGGAGAGAAGAACGCAGGTCCTAACAAGAACTCTGCTCGTGGATTTGAAGTGATCGACAAAATCAAATCAGCTGTGGAAAAAGTGTGCCCCGGTGTTGTTTCCTGTGCCGATATCCTTGCCATTGCTGCCAGAGATTCTGTTCAAATC CTTGGTGGCCCAACTTGGAACGTGAAACTTGGAAGAAGAGACTCCAGAACAGCAAGCCAATCTGCTGCCAACAATGGCATCCCACGACCCACTTCAAACCTCAACCAACTCATCTCCAGATTCAACTCTCTTGGACTTTCCTCCAAGGACTTGGTCGCACTATCTG GGGGTCATACAATTGGACTAGCAAGGTGCACAACCTTTAGAGCTCGCATCTACAACGAAACCAACATAGATAGCTCCTTTGCCCACATGAGACAATCTACATGCCCTCGAAACTCAGGATCAGGGGACAACAGCTTAGCACCCCTTGATTTTGCCACTCCTACTTTCTTTGACAATCACTACTTCAAGAACCTCATTCAGAAGAAGGGTCTTCTCCATTCCGATCAACAACTCTTTAATGGTGGTTCCACTGACTCCACTGTGCAAACCTACAGCACCAACCCAGCCTCCTTTTTCACTGATTTCTCCGCTGCTATGATCAAGATGGGAGACATCAGTCCCCTCACCGGCTCCACCGGAGAAATAAGGAAGAACTGCAGAAGGGTGAACTGA
- the LOC114195360 gene encoding uncharacterized protein LOC114195360 — protein sequence MVNDGVSIEKSFRIKEDDRFFSRLLSKETSKANSSSRVFYYGETSIAVPFTWEAQPGTPKHPSSQTSLPPLTPPPSYYSNSKTSNKRRNSKINIFSCIFPRFMTAASRKHQGSPASSRSSSSSSSSSSSSWSLVYPSDQGTLSFPRSTTTVRTFLKHKASNRFRGCYSFGNIRNAVVSHGAA from the coding sequence ATGGTGAATGATGGTGTCTCAATTGAGAAGTCCTTCAGAATAAAGGAGGATGATAGGTTCTTCTCAAGGCTATTGTCGAAGGAAACCTCCAAGGCTAATTCTTCTTCAAGGGTGTTCTATTATGGAGAAACATCGATTGCAGTTCCTTTCACATGGGAGGCACAACCTGGTACACCAAAACACCCTTCTTCTCAGACTTCTCTACCTCCTCTCACACCTCCTCCTTCCTATTACTCCAATTCCAAAACCAGCAACAAGAGAAGAAACTCCAAGATCAACATATTTTCATGCATTTTCCCAAGGTTTATGACAGCAGCTTCCAGAAAGCATCAGGGGTCACCAGCTTCATCTCGCtcatcctcttcttcttcttcttcctcatcgTCTTCATGGTCATTGGTATACCCATCAGATCAAGGAACCCTTTCGTTCCCACGCTCGACCACTACTGTTCGCACTTTTCTCAAACATAAAGCTTCCAACAGATTCAGAGGCTGCTATTCTTTCGGGAACATAAGGAACGCTGTTGTCAGCCACGGAGCAGCCTAG
- the LOC114195539 gene encoding uncharacterized protein LOC114195539, whose translation MEAIQSWVSNHKLATLGGLWASGIGASLVANSRTSSPMKPSLRLIHARLHAQALTLAVLSGAAVYRYYAIHESGPKQQAHDPSPTVAQIAEWELQSPF comes from the exons ATGGAGGCAATTCAATCATGGGTTTCAAACCACAAGCTAGCCACACTTG GAGGACTGTGGGCTTCTGGAATTGGGGCATCACTTGTGGCTAATTCACGTACAAGCTCTCCAATGAAACCTAGTCTAAGACTCATCCATGCCAG ATTGCATGCGCAAGCTTTAACACTGGCAGTATTGTCTGGTGCTGCGGTTTATCGTTACTACGCGATTCATGAATCTGGGCCCAAACAACAGGCCCACGATCCTTCTCCCACTGTGGCCCAGATAGCTGAATGGGAGCTCCAAAGTCCtttctaa
- the LOC114194673 gene encoding peroxidase P7-like, with amino-acid sequence MKPPMASFYLLLLLLVGATTATASGADLCTDFYSCTCPNLLTIVKKGVVQAIQREARMGASLLRLHFHDCFVNGCDASILLDDSSNIEGEKTAAANNQSARGFNVINDIKRSVEKECPKVVSCADILALAARDSVVYLGGPSWEVGLGRRDSTTASRRDANNSIPGPFLNLANLTNNFANQGLSVTDLVALSGAHTIGLAQCKNFRAHIYNDSNVDPSYRKFLQSKCPRNGSDNTLEALDHQTPIRFDNLYFQNLISKKALLHSDQELFNGSSTDNLVRKYAANTAAFFEDFAKGMVKMSNIKPLTGSQGQIRINCGKVN; translated from the exons ATGAAACCTCCAATGGCCTCTTTCTACTTACTCTTGCTTCTTCTTGTCGGCGCAACAACTGCTACAGCTTCTGGTGCAGACCTATGTACAGACTTTTACTCCTGCACTTGCCCCAACTTGTTAACCATAGTGAAGAAAGGAGTGGTTCAAGCCATTCAAAGAGAAGCACGCATGGGAGCTTCCTTACTCCGATTGCATTTCCATGACTGCTTTGTGAAC GGTTGTGATGCATCAATACTGTTGGATGATAGTAGCAACATCGAAGGAGAGAAAACCGCAGCAGCTAATAACCAATCAGCAAGAGGGTTCAATGTGATAAATGATATTAAGCGCAGTGTGGAGAAAGAGTGTCCCAAAGTGGTGTCCTGTGCTGATATTCTTGCTCTGGCAGCACGAGATTCTGTTGTCTAT TTAGGTGGACCTTCTTGGGAAGTGGGGTTGGGAAGAAGAGATTCTACAACAGCAAGCAGAAGGGATGCTAATAATAGCATTCCTGGGCCTTTTCTCAATCTAGCTAATCTCACAAACAATTTTGCTAATCAAGGCCTCTCTGTTACAGACTTGGTGGCTCTTTCAG GAGCACATACCATTGGCCTGGCTCAGTGCAAAAATTTCCGAGCACACATCTACAATGACTCCAACGTTGACCCCTCTTACCGGAAGTTCCTGCAGAGCAAATGCCCAAGAAATGGAAGTGACAATACACTGGAAGCCCTTGACCACCAAACTCCAATCCGCTTCGACAATCTATACTTTCAGAATTTGATAAGTAAAAAAGCCCTTCTTCATTCCGATCAGGAGCTGTTCAATGGCAGTTCTACTGACAATCTGGTTAGAAAATACGCTGCCAATACTGCAGCATTCTTTGAAGACTTTGCCAAGGGCATGGTCAAAATGAGCAACATCAAGCCTCTCACAGGAAGCCAGGGCCAGATCAGAATCAATTGCGGGAAAGTCAATTAA